A part of Maridesulfovibrio hydrothermalis AM13 = DSM 14728 genomic DNA contains:
- a CDS encoding methyl-accepting chemotaxis protein, giving the protein MLKRLTVGQKIFCSFLVVFLLFVIVGTESLVALKKSSSGFTDYRNLAKDSNLLGEIQAEILQGRTYVKDYIITGDNKYRQKYVDSMNTLQPQLKLAEETMISDNRKALVIETTKMLAEFNTSFTAVAKAQKKREVLANDSMIPEGNLMEQTFEQIIDNLGKTGKNAPALYWCAKGVRNLVLGRLYAAKYLEISDDLHALRSLAEMEKLQSAINQLSNILSKSDLQKLERIRQASEEYVKAMTDLVTTTEYRDRLINSELDVMGPKMADLIEKAKSSVISDQEKLGPNLQSRNDRAISNVYIISFFAFAIGIGAAFAIGRDITRPLRKVVDAAYRIAEGDMTKTIDGSDRKDELGSLAMAFNKMTSSLNEMAKAMERVADSDLTVTVEPRSENDTIGKALAVMVENLKGDNLKINEAVRALSSSLSQISAASAELTASAAETASAVAETNATVEEVKQTAHLSNEKSRQVADVARKAVSTSQQGKKAAEDAASGMKNIRTQMDTIAQSIVKLSEQSQHIGDIIYVVNDIADQSNILAVNASIEASKAGEEGRGFTVVAREIRNLSDQSKHSVSQIQSILADIQKATSSAVMITEEGGKAVETGGNLSSQTGEAILNLSTVVNQSAQSSAQIAASSQEQLAGLDQVAVALGSIKQAGEQNLESSRQLEEAVRDLDLQARSLKNMMDRFKL; this is encoded by the coding sequence ATGTTGAAACGGCTGACTGTTGGGCAAAAAATTTTCTGTAGTTTTCTGGTTGTTTTTCTCCTCTTCGTAATTGTAGGTACGGAGTCGCTCGTTGCCTTGAAAAAGTCATCTTCAGGCTTCACCGACTATCGTAATCTTGCAAAAGATTCCAATTTACTTGGTGAAATTCAAGCTGAAATCCTGCAAGGGCGAACTTATGTAAAAGATTATATTATCACCGGAGATAACAAATACCGGCAAAAGTATGTCGATAGCATGAACACCCTTCAGCCGCAGCTGAAACTGGCAGAAGAGACCATGATCTCTGACAACAGAAAAGCTTTGGTGATTGAAACCACAAAAATGCTGGCTGAATTCAACACCAGCTTTACCGCGGTAGCTAAAGCGCAAAAGAAAAGAGAGGTCCTCGCCAACGACTCCATGATTCCTGAAGGAAACCTTATGGAGCAGACTTTTGAACAGATTATAGATAATCTCGGCAAAACGGGCAAAAACGCCCCCGCCCTGTACTGGTGCGCCAAGGGTGTGCGTAATCTGGTTTTAGGCCGCCTTTACGCAGCTAAGTATCTTGAAATAAGCGACGACCTGCACGCCTTGAGGTCTCTTGCTGAAATGGAAAAACTCCAAAGTGCGATTAACCAGCTTTCAAATATTTTAAGTAAATCAGACCTTCAAAAGCTGGAACGAATCAGGCAGGCAAGTGAAGAATATGTAAAAGCCATGACCGACCTCGTGACTACCACCGAGTATCGTGACAGGCTCATTAATTCAGAGCTTGATGTCATGGGGCCTAAGATGGCCGACCTGATTGAAAAAGCCAAATCATCCGTCATATCTGATCAAGAGAAACTCGGCCCGAACTTGCAGTCACGCAATGATAGAGCCATTTCAAATGTTTACATTATCAGTTTTTTTGCTTTTGCCATCGGCATAGGTGCTGCGTTTGCTATCGGCCGAGATATAACCCGCCCCCTGCGTAAAGTGGTGGATGCTGCATACCGCATAGCTGAAGGCGACATGACCAAGACCATTGACGGTTCAGACCGGAAGGATGAACTGGGGTCGCTGGCTATGGCATTTAATAAAATGACCAGCTCACTAAATGAAATGGCTAAAGCAATGGAAAGAGTAGCTGACTCAGACCTGACCGTCACCGTTGAGCCGAGATCTGAAAATGACACTATCGGCAAAGCACTGGCTGTCATGGTTGAAAATCTTAAAGGGGATAACCTCAAGATTAACGAGGCAGTAAGAGCCTTGTCCTCATCGCTCAGCCAGATCTCGGCAGCCTCGGCTGAACTGACTGCCAGCGCAGCTGAAACAGCAAGCGCAGTGGCCGAGACAAATGCAACTGTTGAAGAAGTCAAACAGACCGCCCACCTGTCTAATGAAAAATCCAGACAAGTGGCTGATGTTGCCCGCAAAGCTGTTTCCACCTCCCAACAGGGAAAGAAAGCCGCAGAGGACGCAGCATCAGGCATGAAAAATATCCGCACCCAGATGGATACCATTGCCCAGTCCATAGTTAAACTTTCGGAGCAGTCGCAGCATATCGGCGACATTATATATGTAGTGAACGACATTGCCGATCAATCAAATATTCTGGCTGTCAACGCTTCTATCGAAGCATCCAAGGCAGGGGAGGAAGGCCGCGGTTTCACCGTTGTCGCACGCGAAATCAGAAACCTTTCGGACCAGTCCAAACATTCTGTATCACAGATACAGTCAATCCTTGCAGATATTCAGAAAGCCACAAGCTCGGCGGTCATGATCACAGAAGAAGGAGGTAAAGCCGTTGAAACAGGCGGAAACCTGTCCTCACAAACCGGTGAAGCAATTCTTAATCTCAGCACCGTGGTCAATCAGTCAGCACAGTCCTCCGCGCAGATAGCTGCTTCCAGTCAGGAACAGCTTGCCGGACTTGATCAGGTTGCGGTTGCACTCGGAAGCATCAAACAGGCTGGAGAACAGAACCTCGAAAGCTCCAGACAGCTTGAAGAAGCTGTCAGAGACCTTGACCTGCAAGCCCGTTCACTTAAAAATATGATGGACCGCTTCAAACTGTAA
- a CDS encoding ABC transporter substrate-binding protein, whose protein sequence is MKKAIIRPLMVLMVMGLALVAMTGCSKEEEKIKIGFNIPLTGDIPKVGEASKNAAQMLLADINAQGGLEVGGKKIPLEFIYEDNESKAESAVNAALKLIEQDGVVALIGPNSSKQAVPAGGTCNDNRTPMVSPWSTNPDTTKNRPWVFRAAFLDPFQGPVAVNFATKQFKATTAAVLFDVSNDYSKGLAEIFKEVFEKKNGADSVVAFVSHGTKDQDFSAQLTKIINSKPDFIFVPDNYNQVALIVRQARDLGWKGPFMGSDAWGSAELMKLCGDDCKGQFFSTHYAAAGAKGATKEFIDRYEAKYGETPDDVAALTWDATRLVLQAIQDSGSYNSDVKKERKAIRDALSSIKEFAGITGSMKFDSQGDPIKCAVVVRIDETGNFVFAESICP, encoded by the coding sequence ATGAAGAAAGCAATTATCAGACCCCTCATGGTCCTCATGGTCATGGGCCTAGCACTTGTCGCGATGACTGGTTGCTCCAAAGAAGAAGAAAAAATCAAAATCGGTTTTAACATCCCCCTTACCGGTGATATCCCTAAAGTAGGTGAAGCTTCCAAAAATGCTGCTCAGATGCTGCTTGCTGATATCAATGCTCAGGGTGGTCTTGAAGTCGGTGGAAAAAAGATTCCTCTTGAGTTCATCTATGAAGATAACGAATCCAAAGCTGAATCCGCCGTTAACGCCGCTCTCAAACTGATTGAGCAGGACGGCGTTGTAGCTCTTATCGGCCCCAACTCCTCCAAGCAGGCTGTTCCTGCCGGCGGAACCTGTAACGACAACCGTACGCCTATGGTATCTCCCTGGTCCACAAACCCTGATACCACCAAAAACCGCCCCTGGGTTTTCCGTGCAGCTTTCCTCGATCCTTTCCAAGGCCCTGTTGCTGTGAACTTTGCTACCAAACAGTTCAAAGCGACCACAGCTGCTGTTCTTTTTGATGTTTCCAATGACTACTCAAAAGGTCTTGCTGAAATCTTCAAAGAAGTATTTGAAAAGAAAAACGGTGCTGATTCTGTTGTAGCCTTTGTTTCTCACGGTACAAAAGATCAGGACTTCTCTGCACAGCTCACAAAAATCATCAACTCCAAGCCTGATTTCATCTTTGTTCCTGACAACTACAATCAGGTTGCCCTTATTGTCAGACAGGCTCGTGACCTTGGCTGGAAAGGCCCCTTCATGGGTTCTGACGCATGGGGTTCCGCTGAGCTGATGAAGCTTTGCGGTGATGACTGCAAGGGTCAGTTTTTCTCTACTCACTACGCCGCTGCCGGTGCTAAGGGTGCTACCAAAGAATTCATCGACCGTTACGAAGCAAAGTACGGCGAAACACCTGATGATGTTGCTGCTCTCACATGGGATGCAACACGCCTCGTTTTGCAGGCAATTCAGGATTCCGGCTCTTACAACTCTGATGTAAAAAAAGAGCGTAAAGCTATCCGCGATGCCCTGAGTTCCATTAAAGAATTTGCCGGAATCACCGGTTCCATGAAATTCGACAGTCAGGGTGATCCTATCAAATGCGCAGTTGTTGTACGCATTGACGAAACAGGCAACTTTGTTTTCGCAGAGTCCATTTGCCCATAA
- a CDS encoding branched-chain amino acid ABC transporter permease — translation MDILIQNLLNALQWGSFYALIALGYTLVYGVLLLINFAHGDIFMVGAYIAFFVATFFLGLFDFAPWMVLALTVPLTMLLTAGVGVTLERIAYRPLRRKGAHRLYVVITALMCGLILENGNLALLGASRKKFPELLDKVVYTWGNVSVTNLKLIVILAAITVFLILQFIVTRTRIGMAMRGISYDKFAIPLMGIPIDSVIVFTFVLGSGMAGLAGLLFAMSYPILEPYMGALIGWKAFIAAVVGGIGDIRGAFLGGFLLGFIEVGVVAMFPSTYRDLFAFSILLMILWIKPTGIFGVAKTTKI, via the coding sequence GTGGATATCCTCATCCAGAACCTGCTTAACGCGTTGCAATGGGGTAGCTTTTACGCTCTTATTGCACTCGGTTACACACTTGTTTACGGAGTTCTGCTCCTGATCAACTTCGCCCATGGCGATATTTTTATGGTCGGGGCCTATATCGCCTTTTTTGTTGCGACATTTTTCCTTGGACTTTTTGACTTTGCACCGTGGATGGTGCTTGCTCTGACCGTCCCGCTGACTATGCTTCTTACAGCGGGGGTGGGTGTAACACTTGAACGGATTGCCTACCGCCCCTTGAGACGAAAAGGGGCTCACAGACTTTACGTTGTTATCACCGCCTTGATGTGCGGCCTGATCCTTGAAAACGGAAACCTTGCCCTTCTCGGCGCAAGTCGTAAAAAATTCCCGGAACTGCTGGATAAGGTAGTATACACGTGGGGTAACGTATCAGTAACCAACCTGAAATTAATCGTTATCCTTGCTGCTATTACCGTATTCCTGATCCTTCAGTTCATCGTTACCCGCACCAGAATCGGAATGGCAATGCGCGGAATTTCATATGACAAATTCGCCATTCCTCTCATGGGTATTCCCATCGACAGTGTTATTGTGTTCACCTTTGTTTTAGGTTCCGGCATGGCGGGGCTGGCAGGCCTTCTTTTTGCCATGTCTTACCCCATCCTTGAACCTTACATGGGCGCACTTATCGGCTGGAAGGCATTCATTGCTGCGGTCGTCGGTGGTATCGGTGATATTCGCGGAGCGTTTCTGGGCGGCTTTCTGCTCGGCTTTATTGAAGTCGGAGTTGTTGCCATGTTCCCATCCACTTACAGAGACCTTTTCGCATTCTCAATCCTGCTGATGATTCTTTGGATAAAACCAACTGGGATTTTCGGTGTTGCCAAGACAACCAAGATTTAA
- a CDS encoding branched-chain amino acid ABC transporter permease, with amino-acid sequence MQKYSFNIGLWALAAVVVALSQFGALDLYIQSVIMFIGINIILSSSLNVVNGYMGEFSCGHAGFMCVGAYVSSVLSVLFFAQDKIFGAPLLPPELAPLGFPIIVLFSGLVAAVTGLIVAIPSFKTRGDYLAIITIAANYMVISAIENMASVGGPRGFMGMKRVVNAMTDVVDIPWMMIWVILGTFMSVWMIRRFVSSTYGKGIMSICQDEVAAEIMSVNTNKMKMAAFMLSSGLAGIAGALFAHVLGYVNPQSFNIMKSTECLVMVYLGGMASLGGSVISAIFFTVMLELLRFIIPAIDTALHFVNILPDSYHLSQVWKWVLIPLTLILLMQFRPEGIMGNKELSDLFPRLKKFYKFK; translated from the coding sequence ATGCAAAAGTACAGTTTCAATATAGGATTATGGGCCTTGGCTGCCGTTGTTGTAGCCTTGTCCCAGTTCGGTGCTCTGGATCTATATATCCAGTCGGTGATCATGTTCATCGGCATCAATATCATATTGTCCTCCAGCCTGAACGTAGTTAACGGCTACATGGGTGAATTCTCCTGCGGACATGCAGGGTTCATGTGTGTCGGAGCATACGTATCATCTGTCCTGAGCGTTCTATTTTTTGCTCAGGATAAAATATTCGGTGCTCCGCTTCTGCCTCCGGAACTGGCTCCGCTGGGATTTCCCATCATTGTCCTTTTCTCCGGACTTGTTGCAGCTGTTACCGGACTGATAGTTGCTATCCCCTCCTTTAAAACAAGGGGTGACTATCTGGCTATCATCACCATCGCTGCCAACTACATGGTTATCTCTGCCATTGAGAACATGGCTTCAGTCGGCGGCCCTCGCGGATTCATGGGCATGAAACGGGTGGTTAACGCCATGACCGATGTTGTTGATATCCCCTGGATGATGATCTGGGTAATCCTCGGCACTTTCATGAGTGTCTGGATGATCCGCCGCTTTGTATCCTCCACCTACGGCAAAGGCATCATGTCTATTTGTCAGGATGAGGTAGCAGCTGAGATCATGAGCGTTAACACTAACAAGATGAAGATGGCGGCTTTCATGCTTTCCTCAGGTCTTGCCGGTATCGCCGGTGCTCTTTTTGCCCACGTTCTAGGCTACGTTAACCCGCAGTCATTCAATATCATGAAATCTACCGAGTGCCTTGTTATGGTTTATCTCGGCGGAATGGCTTCTCTTGGCGGTTCTGTTATCTCGGCGATATTCTTCACCGTGATGCTTGAACTGCTTAGATTCATCATTCCGGCAATTGATACTGCGCTGCACTTCGTGAACATCCTCCCGGACAGCTACCACCTGAGTCAGGTATGGAAGTGGGTACTGATCCCGCTGACCCTGATCCTGCTCATGCAGTTCAGACCGGAAGGAATTATGGGCAACAAAGAATTGTCCGACCTGTTCCCGCGGCTGAAAAAATTCTACAAATTCAAGTAG
- a CDS encoding ABC transporter ATP-binding protein, whose protein sequence is MSLLSIDGLTQRFGGLQAVSDFNIELEEGSLTGLIGPNGAGKTTIFNLISGFYQPTEGIIKLDGTPTRGLKPHQVTALGVARTFQNIRLWHDMTVMDNIRIAQHYRLGYDFFDAIMRSKNYYRREKEIERISTELLEFMDLRQYAEELPTNLPYGLQRRVEIARAMSIQPKLLLLDEPAAGLNSSDVEGLIKLIRWIHNEFDITILMIEHQMKVVMSLCSWIKCIDFGATIAEGTPEDIQSSETVIKAYLGDDSI, encoded by the coding sequence ATGTCACTCTTAAGTATAGATGGACTCACACAAAGGTTCGGAGGGCTGCAAGCCGTCTCCGATTTCAATATTGAGCTTGAAGAAGGTTCCTTAACAGGACTTATCGGCCCCAACGGAGCCGGTAAAACGACTATCTTCAACCTGATTTCAGGTTTTTATCAACCCACAGAAGGAATTATAAAACTGGACGGTACACCAACCAGAGGACTCAAACCGCATCAGGTCACAGCCCTCGGAGTTGCCCGCACATTCCAGAATATCCGCCTCTGGCACGATATGACAGTTATGGACAACATCCGCATTGCCCAGCATTACCGTTTGGGTTACGATTTCTTTGACGCTATCATGCGGTCAAAGAACTACTATCGCAGGGAAAAAGAAATCGAACGCATCTCCACCGAGCTGCTGGAATTCATGGACCTGCGCCAGTATGCGGAAGAATTGCCCACCAACCTTCCCTACGGACTGCAACGCAGGGTTGAAATTGCCCGCGCCATGTCCATTCAGCCCAAGCTGCTGCTGCTTGATGAACCGGCAGCAGGTCTGAACTCATCAGATGTTGAAGGGCTGATCAAACTTATCAGGTGGATTCACAACGAATTCGACATCACCATCCTGATGATTGAACATCAGATGAAGGTTGTCATGAGCCTTTGTTCGTGGATTAAATGTATTGATTTCGGTGCCACCATTGCCGAAGGAACACCAGAAGATATTCAGTCCAGCGAGACTGTTATCAAAGCCTATCTGGGAGATGATTCGATTTGA
- a CDS encoding ABC transporter ATP-binding protein — protein MNTLLEVKDLRVKYGNIEALHGVSFNVNEGEIVTLIGANGAGKTTTLLSISRLPPPEAPKVIEGDITWKGNSILDMPPHKVISDLHLALVPEGRHIFGNLTVEENLKIATYARKDSIKDIHGDYDRVFTLFPRLAERKKQRSESLSGGEQQMLAVGRAIMSKCNFIMLDEPSMGLAPLLMYDMFRTLKQLNKEGLSILLIEQNAHLALKFAHRGYVLDTGEIVASGSSADLMDNPEVKKAYLGG, from the coding sequence TTGAACACCTTACTTGAAGTCAAAGATCTCCGTGTTAAATATGGTAATATCGAGGCGCTGCACGGTGTCTCGTTCAATGTTAACGAAGGTGAAATTGTCACCCTCATCGGTGCAAACGGTGCAGGAAAGACCACTACGTTACTATCAATAAGCCGTCTTCCACCGCCGGAAGCACCGAAAGTCATCGAAGGTGATATTACGTGGAAAGGTAATTCCATCCTCGATATGCCTCCTCACAAGGTCATTTCCGACCTTCATCTGGCACTTGTGCCTGAGGGGCGACATATTTTCGGTAACCTGACAGTGGAAGAAAACCTCAAAATAGCAACTTATGCCCGCAAGGATTCCATCAAGGATATCCACGGCGACTATGACAGGGTCTTCACCCTGTTTCCGCGTCTGGCCGAGCGTAAAAAACAGCGTAGTGAATCACTGTCCGGCGGGGAGCAGCAGATGCTCGCAGTTGGACGCGCGATTATGTCCAAGTGTAATTTCATCATGCTGGATGAACCCTCAATGGGACTTGCGCCCCTGCTTATGTACGATATGTTCCGTACTCTCAAGCAGCTAAACAAGGAAGGCTTGTCAATTCTGCTTATAGAACAGAACGCCCATCTTGCGCTTAAATTCGCCCACCGCGGCTACGTGCTTGATACCGGCGAGATTGTCGCTTCAGGTTCATCAGCAGATCTGATGGATAACCCCGAGGTTAAGAAAGCTTATCTTGGCGGGTAG
- a CDS encoding trimeric intracellular cation channel family protein, which translates to MSIFNGEMVQSVIHGFMYFGDIVFAVSGALAAGKRKMDIVGYILIGTITGLGGGTLRDILLDRPVWWTRAPLELYLCMGAALLTYLWIFKISDRYKATAWFDALGLSAFAITGSTIAMQSLVPWPIAVFMGVMTATGGGVIRDVLTDTRPMILCGELYAVAALVGAFINIGLMNMSIMPEIAMAAGFLGTLLLRGAAIIYDIRLGPPGEFIHIGGRK; encoded by the coding sequence ATGTCCATTTTCAACGGTGAAATGGTTCAATCTGTGATTCACGGATTCATGTATTTTGGAGATATAGTATTTGCAGTCAGTGGCGCGCTTGCAGCAGGCAAACGTAAAATGGACATAGTCGGCTACATATTGATTGGGACCATCACCGGACTGGGCGGTGGGACTCTGCGTGATATTCTTCTTGACAGGCCCGTCTGGTGGACCAGAGCTCCTTTAGAGCTATATCTTTGTATGGGAGCGGCACTTTTAACATATCTCTGGATATTTAAAATATCAGACCGATATAAGGCCACAGCATGGTTTGACGCGCTGGGACTTAGTGCATTTGCAATTACCGGAAGCACCATTGCCATGCAGTCGCTTGTGCCTTGGCCTATTGCTGTGTTTATGGGCGTTATGACCGCAACCGGTGGCGGTGTTATTCGTGACGTTCTTACCGATACGAGGCCTATGATTCTCTGCGGAGAGCTGTATGCTGTGGCTGCGCTGGTTGGAGCCTTCATCAATATCGGACTGATGAATATGAGTATCATGCCTGAGATTGCTATGGCGGCAGGTTTTTTAGGGACGCTCCTGCTGCGTGGTGCAGCCATTATCTATGATATCCGGCTTGGACCTCCCGGAGAATTTATCCATATCGGAGGACGCAAATAG
- the purU gene encoding formyltetrahydrofolate deformylase — MTSSRESTAYLTVSCKDRPGIVAAVSGFLFSKDANIIHSDQHSSDPVGGRFFLRMKFHLSGIESNLDKFKQEFSEKVADKFDMDWSLNPAWIRKKTAILVSKFDHALMDLLWRAKRDELFTEITMVISNHPDLREAVESFGVTFHHVPVEKDKKEESEKKIIELLKGNADLVILARYMQILTPKLIDAYPGKIINIHHSFLPAFVGADPYRRAGERGVKLIGATAHYVTEELDQGPIIEQDVIRVSHRHDIEELKILGRDIERQVLSRAVKWHLSERVLIDGNKTVVFI, encoded by the coding sequence ATGACATCATCTAGAGAATCTACAGCGTACCTTACTGTCTCCTGTAAAGACAGACCCGGAATTGTCGCGGCAGTTTCCGGCTTCCTGTTTTCTAAAGACGCAAATATTATTCACTCTGACCAGCATTCAAGCGATCCGGTGGGTGGCCGTTTTTTCCTCAGAATGAAATTCCATCTGAGTGGAATCGAAAGTAATCTTGACAAATTCAAACAAGAATTTTCCGAAAAAGTTGCTGATAAATTTGACATGGACTGGTCTTTAAATCCGGCCTGGATCAGAAAAAAAACCGCAATTCTGGTTTCAAAATTCGACCACGCCCTTATGGATCTTCTCTGGAGAGCCAAGCGTGATGAGCTTTTTACCGAAATCACAATGGTTATCAGCAATCACCCCGACCTGCGCGAAGCAGTTGAATCTTTTGGAGTGACTTTTCACCATGTGCCAGTCGAGAAGGACAAGAAGGAAGAATCTGAGAAAAAAATTATCGAACTGCTGAAAGGTAATGCCGATCTGGTTATCCTTGCCCGCTACATGCAGATACTCACTCCTAAGCTGATTGATGCCTACCCCGGTAAGATAATTAATATTCACCACTCATTTTTGCCTGCATTCGTAGGCGCAGACCCCTACCGCAGAGCAGGCGAGCGTGGAGTGAAACTTATCGGAGCTACAGCTCATTACGTCACAGAAGAGCTTGATCAGGGGCCGATCATTGAACAGGATGTTATCCGTGTTTCACACAGGCATGATATAGAAGAACTTAAAATTCTTGGACGCGACATCGAACGTCAGGTTCTCAGCCGCGCAGTAAAGTGGCATCTAAGCGAACGTGTTCTTATTGATGGAAACAAGACGGTTGTATTTATTTAA
- a CDS encoding zinc ribbon domain-containing protein produces the protein MITCNKCGKKNNNAAKYCSGCGHKLQSGRHRADDRSGPGGSADMFKITLEKPDIYSKHGEAWVYALFLLGAVIFFTYHRLYWPLYAITPVIALLAWFRKI, from the coding sequence ATGATTACCTGCAACAAATGCGGAAAGAAAAATAATAATGCAGCAAAATACTGCTCCGGTTGCGGCCATAAACTTCAGTCAGGACGGCATAGAGCCGATGACAGGTCAGGCCCCGGCGGCAGTGCGGATATGTTTAAAATAACTCTTGAAAAGCCTGATATATATTCCAAACATGGTGAAGCTTGGGTTTACGCGCTTTTCCTGCTCGGTGCTGTTATTTTTTTCACCTACCACCGACTATACTGGCCTCTCTATGCAATTACTCCGGTGATTGCTCTTCTGGCTTGGTTTCGGAAGATTTAG
- a CDS encoding anaerobic ribonucleoside-triphosphate reductase activating protein: MNENTSGWNHLRGIEPLSLCDWPGRTSCVFFLGGCNLNCPTCHNFDMAWNMEKLPILSRDDMKSFLRNRAQWLDGVTITGGEPTTVPGLGEILYEIRRISDLPIKMDSNGMLPEILEDILRQGLAEKFAVDVKGPYDKYPALTGRAVTADAARKNMEKVFVLAEANPQAFYFRLTAVPTLTDEDIETAKGYLPDGFELTIQNYIPPRREHAHADNEARRPVGNMVD, translated from the coding sequence ATGAACGAAAACACCTCTGGATGGAATCATCTTCGCGGTATTGAACCACTGAGCCTCTGCGACTGGCCGGGCAGAACAAGTTGCGTTTTTTTTCTGGGGGGCTGCAATCTGAACTGCCCCACATGTCACAATTTTGATATGGCGTGGAACATGGAGAAATTACCGATTTTATCCAGAGATGATATGAAATCTTTCCTGAGAAATAGAGCACAATGGCTTGACGGGGTCACAATTACTGGTGGCGAGCCTACAACGGTGCCTGGTCTGGGAGAAATCCTTTATGAAATAAGGCGCATATCCGATCTGCCCATCAAGATGGACAGCAACGGAATGCTACCCGAAATTCTGGAGGACATCCTCCGGCAGGGATTGGCGGAGAAATTCGCCGTGGATGTTAAAGGACCGTATGACAAGTATCCCGCTCTTACCGGGCGGGCTGTGACTGCTGATGCTGCACGCAAAAATATGGAAAAAGTTTTTGTACTGGCAGAGGCCAACCCCCAAGCCTTTTATTTTCGTTTAACTGCAGTTCCCACGCTGACAGACGAAGATATCGAAACTGCTAAAGGATACCTTCCGGATGGATTTGAGCTAACCATTCAGAATTATATTCCTCCAAGGAGAGAGCATGCCCACGCAGATAATGAAGCGAGACGGCCGGTTGGAAACATGGTCGACTGA